Proteins from one Podospora pseudocomata strain CBS 415.72m chromosome 4, whole genome shotgun sequence genomic window:
- a CDS encoding hypothetical protein (EggNog:ENOG503NZKK; CAZy:GH55; COG:G): MRSSSLLVAVATVASAVQAFWLGDIPHRGIAPFAQPNYPVFRNVRDYGARGDGITDDTAAINAAINAGNPCNRGCASTTTTPAIVYFPAGTYLISSSILPAYFTHLVGDASAPPTLKATANFQGFGLIDGNPYYTEVLNWKAVNVFFRQVRNFVIDTTAIAPGRAATGMHWPTSQATSLQNIVFNMPSTPDVVHVGLFIEEGSGGMMADLTFNGGATGASMGNQQYTMRNMKFNNCKTAIIQIWNWGWTYHGLFINNCGVGLDLSAGGPSNINVGSVTLFDSTFSNTPVAIKTAWTPSANPPTGGSLVIENIQLNNVAVAVQGPSGTMLGGTSGSTTIPAWALGHLLDRGTNAPRFSGPINPNPRPASLLTSDGRYYVRSKPQYESVPASSFLSVRAFGARGDAAADDTSALQNAINTAVAQNKILLLDHGLYRVTSTIVIPPSAKIVGEAYPVILSSGGYFNDMSNPRPVVQVGTTSGQQGYVELSDFIVATQNAQAGAICIEYNLATNGGQPSGMWDVHVRIGGFTGTQQQIGQCLKKPGNGSVDRNCVVAFMAMHVTKGARGLYMENVWLWTADHDIDEQLNTQITIYTGRGLLIESTTGPLWLWGTGSEHHVLYQYQLTSTSDIFLGQIQTESPYFAPVPNSLVPFPPVAKYSDPDYRAQCVGIAGNCPAAWGLRVMSSRNVLVYGAGLYSFFDNYSTACSTFDAGQTCQQRITSVEGRAENVAVYNLNTIGTREMVTRDGGMVGGSGWAENRNTFASNVGVYRA; encoded by the exons ATCGAGGCATTGCGCCGTTTGCTCAGCCAAACTATCCAGTCTTCCGCAATGTGAGGGACTATGGCGCCAGGG GTGATGGAATAACTGACGATACTGCTGCTATCAATGCTGCCATCAATGCTGGGAATCCTTGCAACAGGGGATGT GCATCCACTACCACAACTCCTGCAATCGTTTACTTCCCGGCAGGCACCTACCTCATCTCTTCCTCGATCCTGCCAGCATACTTCACCCATCTTGTCGGCGATGCTTCCGCTCCACCTACCCTCAAGGCCACGGCCAACTTCCAGGGGTTCGGGCTGATCGACGGCAACCCGTACTACACCGAGGTTCTCAACTGGAAGGCGGTCAATGTCTTCTTCCGCCAGGTCCGCAACTTTGTCATCGACACCACTGCCATCGCCCCGGGGAGGGCAGCAACAGGCATGCACTGGCCTACCTCTCAGGCGACCAGTCTGCAGAACATCGTGTTCAACATGCCATCCACGCCCGACGTCGTCCACGTTGGTCTGTTTATCGAGGAGGGTAGCGGAGGCATGATGGCCGATCTCACTTTCAACGGCGGCGCTACCGGTGCCAGCATGGGCAACCAGCAATACACGATGCGGAACATGAAATTCAACAATTGCAAGACGGCCATCATCCAGATCTGGAACTGGGGCTGGACATACCATGGGCTGTTCATAAACAACTGCGGTGTCGGTCTTGACCTTTCTGCCGGCGGTCCAAGCAACATCAACGTTGGCTCCGTCACCCTCTTTGACAGCACCTTCAGCAACACCCCGGTCGCCATCAAGACGGCCTGGACAccctccgccaaccccccaactgGGGGAAGTCTCGTCATCGAGAACATCCAACTCAACAACGTCGCCGTCGCAGTCCAAGGCCCAAGCGGGACCATGCTCGGCGGCACATCAGGCTCAACCACGATCCCAGCCTGGGCCCTAGGCCACCTCCTCGACCGCGGCACCAACGCCCCCCGTTTCTCGGGACcgatcaaccccaacccacgCCCTGCCTCCCTCCTGACCTCCGACGGGCGGTACTACGTCCGGTCCAAACCCCAATACGAATCCGTCCCCGCCTCGTCGTTCCTCTCGGTCCGCGCCTTTGGCGCCAGAGGCGACGCGGCAGCCGACGACACATCCGCTCTCCAAAACGCAATCAACACGGCCGTTGCCCAAAACAAGATTTTGCTTCTCGACCACGGCCTCTACCGCGTCACTTCCACCATCGTCATCCCCCCCTCTGCCAAGATCGTCGGGGAGGCCTACCCTGTTATTTTATCTTCTGGTGGTTACTTTAACGACATGAGCAACCCCCGGCCTGTTGTTCAGGTGGGGACGACGTCTGGTCAACAGGGGTATGTCGAGCTGAGTGATTTCATCGTCGCCACGCAGAATGCGCAGGCTGGGGCGATTTGTATAGAGTATAACCTTGCCACCAATGGGGGCCAGCCGAGTGGCATGTGGGATGTGCACGTGCGGATTGGGGGGTTTACGGGCACACAGCAGCAGATTGGGCAGTGTTTGAAGAAGCCGGGGAATGGGAGTGTCGATCGGAACTGTGTTGTGGCGTTCATGGCGATGCATGTCACCAagggggcgagggggttgTACATGGAGAATGTTTGGCTGTG GACGGCGGATCACGATATCGATGAGCAGTTGAACACCCAGATTACGATTTATACTGGTCGTGGACTGC TAATCGaatccaccaccggccccctCTGGCTCTGGGGGACAGGCTCAGAACACCACGTCCTCTACCAATACCAgctcacctccacctcggacatcttcctcggccagATCCAGACCGAGTCGCCCTATTTCGCTCCCGTTCCCAACTCCCTTGTTCCGTTCCCGCCCGTGGCGAAGTACTCCGACCCCGACTACCGCGCTCAGTGTGTGGGGATCGCGGGGAACTGCCCGGCGGCGTGGGGATTGAGGGTGATGAGCAGCAGGAATGTGTTGGTTTACGGGGCGGGGTTGTATTCTTTCTTTGATAATTACTCCACGGCTTGCAGCACGTTTGATGCGGGGCAGACGTGCCAGCAGAGGATCACGAGcgtggaggggagggcggagaaTGTGGCGGTTTATAACCTCAACACGATCgggacgagggagatggtgacgagggatggggggatggtggggggcAGTGGGTGGGCGGAGAACAGGAACACTTTTGCGAGTAATGTTGGGGTTTATAGGGCTTAG
- a CDS encoding hypothetical protein (EggNog:ENOG503NW5F; COG:S), giving the protein MVGRKRKSAPAAAVEEPVSTSRPQRAASSSTGKTSKYFDPSPSDSESPDPLAKAKPTVPKRRGRGRPAKKAKKQLEPESDPDDDNEFKDNPQEEAKPDSDSDSDAPPKVTYTPLPTLRPEGTTPYRPHALHPNTLLFLSDLKANNKRSWLKLHDKEYRRALADWESYVTCLTEKITSLDPTVPELPFKDVNFRIYRDVRFSNDPTPYKPHFSAAFSRTGRKGPYACYYVHVEPDGNSFVGGGLWHPDGAALGRLRASVDERPDRWRRALTEPAFRRIFLLQGEKKGRGKGKKNREEEEQDAMAAYAEMNRGNALKTRPKGFHPEHRDMRLLKLRNHTVWKKVDDGVWTREGGLEGEVMDIVGGMVGFVTHLNRIVMPDPGDEDDSEVEEEEE; this is encoded by the coding sequence ATGGTCGGCCGAAAACGCAAATCTGCCCCTGCTGCCGCAGTGGAAGAGCCAGTATCAACGTCAAGGCCCCAGCGCGCagcttcatcatccacagGCAAAACCAGCAAATACTTtgacccctccccttcagaCTCCGAATCACCAGaccccctcgccaaagccaagCCAACCGTCCCGAAAAGACGCGGCAGAGGCCGTCCAGCAAAGAAAGCCAAGAAGCAGCTCGAACCTGAATCTGATCcagacgacgacaacgagtTCAAAGACAACCCCCAAGAGGAAGCCAAACCAGACTCAGACTCCGACTCCGACGCCCCCCCAAAAGTGAcatacacccccctccccaccctccgccCCGAAGGCACCACCCCCTACCGTCCCCacgccctccaccccaacaccctcctcttcctctcggACCTCAAAGCCAACAACAAGCGCTCCTGGCTCAAGCTCCACGACAAGGAGTACCGCCGCGCTCTCGCCGACTGGGAGTCTTACGTCACCTGCTTGACCGAAAAAATTACCTCGCTCGACCCTACCGTGCCTGAGCTCCCTTTTAAGGACGTCAACTTTAGAATTTACCGGGATGTTCGTTTCAGTAACGACCCCACACCTTACAAGCCTCACTTCTCGGCTGCGTTCAGCAGGACAGGTCGTAAGGGCCCCTATGCGTGTTATTATGTTCACGTGGAACCTGATGGGAACAGTTTTGTGGGTGGGGGGCTGTGGCATCCTGATGGGGCCGCTTTGGGGAGGCTGAGGGCTAGTGTTGATGAGCGGCCTGATcgatggaggagggcgcTCACCGAACCGGCATTTAGGCGGATTTTCCTCCTGcaaggggaaaagaagggcaggggaaaggggaagaaaaatcgggaagaggaggaacaaGACGCAATGGCGGCGTACGCCGAGATGAACAGAGGAAACGCGCTCAAGACCAGGCCGAAGGGGTTTCATCCCGAGCATAGGGATATGCGGCTGCTCAAGTTGAGAAATCATACTGTTTGGAAGaaggtggatgatggggtttggacgagggaggggggcttggagggggaggtgatggatATAGTGGGGGGGATGGTTGGGTTTGTGACGCATTTGAACCGGATTGTGATGCCTGATccgggggatgaggatgatagTGAggtcgaagaggaggaggagtga
- a CDS encoding hypothetical protein (COG:E; EggNog:ENOG503NWCP), which translates to MTNPSPLARLTTHGYVIIPSFLPPSTLSALRTASSTLISLSSAGQWPHVRTTGKQFPPWDPSLVPHSAGIWGVQHLLHPSLPLPPSQREAFVKLYFSPALLSLSREILSLPPPDGLVMELFNLLCGPSDGKGFELSWHRDDIPASATEEEERERVCKPGEVYSHTQWNLPLYDDSSLVLVPGSHSRPRTAAEREADPHGGDLEGQVVVELKAGDLVFYDNNILHRGVYSGGKQRMTLHGSVGRADGGGEGMKKRARNVLQHGVGSWVERADFSCLGEGEERKTAEGMRRRLVEMGRAAGEVGYSLVG; encoded by the coding sequence atgaccaacccctcccccctagcCCGGCTAACAACCCACGGCTACGTGATaatcccctccttcctacccccctccaccctctccgccctccgcACCGCCTCATCCActctcatctccctctcctctgccGGCCAATGGCCCCACGTCCGCACCACAGGCAAACAATTccccccctgggacccctCCCTAGTCCCGCACTCGGCCGGCATCTGGGGCgtccaacacctcctccacccttccctccccctccccccctcccaacgcGAGGCTTTTGTCAAGCTCTACTTCTCCCCCGCGctgctctccctctcccgggaaatcctctccctccctccgcctGACGGCCTGGTAATGGAACTGTTCAACCTGCTGTGTGGGCCCAGCGACGGGAAAGGGTTCGAGCTCTCCTGGCATAGGGACGACATTCCCGCCTCggcgacggaggaggaggaacgggAAAGGGTGTGTAAACCGGGGGAGGTGTACTCTCACACGCAGTGGAATTTGCCGTTGTATGACGACAGCAGTTTGGTTTTGGTGCCGGGGTCGCATTCACGGCCGCGGACGGCAGCGGAGCGAGAGGCTGATCCTCATGGGGGTGATTTGGAGGGgcaagtggtggtggagctgaAGGCGGGGGATTTGGTGTTTTACGATAACAACATCCTCCATCGGGGGGTGTATTCGGGGGGTAAGCAACGGATGACGCTTCACGGATCGGTTGGGAgggcggatggggggggggaggggatgaagaagcgGGCGAGGAATGTGCTGCAGCACGGGGTCGGGAGCTGGGTTGAGCGGGCCGATTTTTCttgtttgggggagggggaagaaaggaagacggcggaggggatgaggaggaggttggttgagatggggagggctgctggagaggttggctaCTCGCTTGTCGGCTGA
- a CDS encoding hypothetical protein (COG:S; EggNog:ENOG503PFNE), which produces MPGIPFGALDNLKGKLKAAFKSRAEKKAKKDAEKAKKDEAAPAAPAAATGESSTAAPAAAAGTAATAGTEATKTETAPAAAPVETPAVEMC; this is translated from the exons atgcCTGGAATCC CATTCGGCGCTCTCGACAACCTGAAgggcaagctcaaggctgccTTCAAGAGCcgggccgagaagaaggcgaagaaggacgcggagaaggccaagaaggacgaggCGGCCCCGGCGGCCCCGGCTGCTGCTACTGGTGAGAGCAGCACTGCTGCTCCCGCCGCGGCCGCTGGTACCGCTGCCACTGCTGGTACCGAGGCCACCAAGACCGAGACGGCCCCTGCGGCTGCCCCTGTTGAGACTCCGGCTG ttGAGATGTGCTAA
- a CDS encoding hypothetical protein (EggNog:ENOG503NUCH; COG:T), with amino-acid sequence MPEGNDCITRSAAEAGPNDEATRSRDDVFPGMDPKGGAPEDGKPTLDRIATDVGDKEEVCTESSTTGTTHVDTGTSIPSEVTQSPTAMSTAVSSWSASEDRQLGQGTAQDPTDRVFPIRSVISVGEPGPMGRKSSEQEPRRKMSLSEPGHTPIPPTPGFSNGKQLELHSERTPFARGRSAVAASLPVTPAAAPWSPPAPTARERRQQTVSGSLSSIQADAERYGNPMPLSLADSSDEEQAVTETPSRAEETLSERKSSIAPSIPDSLYTTRFTHVMTDEGHAVITGRDGKLQRCEDEPIHTPGAVQGFGMLLTLREDAEGRLQVRHVSENSQKIIGYRPQELFALGDFLDILSDEQADNLLDHVDFIRDEDADPATNGPEVFSLSLRPPNHDKSVKLWCAIHTNPAHPNLIVCEFELDNDLQNPLRPVDEDTLNLPEDTLQSNPTLEELTESTEILSKPLRVLRSARKRRGEAGAMQVFDIMSQVQEQLANAPNLEIFLKILVGIVKELTGFHRVMIYQFDSMFNGKVVTELVDPALTRDLYKGLHFPASDIPKQARELYKLNKVRLLYDRDLETARIVCRSTEDLEVPLDMTHSYLRAMSPIHLKYLANMAVRSSMSISINAFGDLWGLIACHSYGPKGMRVSFPIRKMCRLVGDTVSRNIERLSYASRLQARKLINTVPTEHNPSGYIIASSDDLLKLFDADFGMLSIREETKILGKVEHSQEALAMLEYLRLRKFTSVLTTQDVKVDFPDLHYPPGFQVIAGLLYVPLSVGGNDFIVFFRKGQVKEVKWAGNPYEKTFKEGTEAYLQPRTSFKVWNETVVGKSRDWSEEQVETAAVLCLVYGKFIEVWRQKEAALQSSRLTRLLLANSAHEVRTPLNAIINYLEIALEGSLDQETRDNLSRSHSASKSLIYVINDLLDLTKTEEGQELVKDEIFDLPACVREGTEPFKNDARRKGIEYEFIEHPGLPKFVYGDQRRVRQAVANVTANAVQHTSAGHVRVELYLAELLERRVRVEIVVQDTGSGMSNTQLDALFRDLEQVSTDEGDDMFSPLEGARDKEKPEKDRTLGLGLAVVARILRNMDGQLRLKSEPGKGSRFVMQLPFELPEDAASADGTATASGALSETSRTGSVAAASTPRPTDGEVIVVNRGSGGSIHTNQSISAKKSFDDSKSTHSHRSIASKSSAKSGMSDAERLIDAIQTPITWGELDPELAKRRRSSRGAYYNPPAPGTKDGHATRSLSPTRRVRPSEPTRSGSSPTNIKQQSQPLTEPPASHESPPGVRFINDSRTPLKPVRIPDEYHDKPSLPQQSETSGILFEIPPTPDVRENTREVAASTSAGEVVATPGLEVLVAEDDPINLKVLRKRLEKAGHKVSHALNGEDCATMYGEKPRGYDVVLMDMQMPIVDGLTSTKMIRTFETSSSRPQPPELSAIAQNHGRIPIIAVSASLVEREKDTYVDAGFDGWILKPIDFKRLEELLKGIVDDGVRERALYVPGEWERGGWFAARSGQQEAMVN; translated from the exons ATGCCCGAGGGGAATGATTGTATAACTCGGTCTGCCGCGGAAGCTGGTCCTAACGACGAGGCTACTAGGTCTCGCGACGACGTCTTTCCCGGCATGGATCCAAAAGGAGGTGCCCCAGAGGATGGGAAACCGACACTTGACAGAATCGCCACCGACGTGGGCGACAAAGAGGAGGTATGCACCGAGTCATCGACAACTGGAACCACCCATGTTGACACAGGCACTTCCATCCCAAGTGAGGTTACGCAGTCGCCAACGGCCATGTCGACCGCCGTGTCATCATGGAGTGCGTCTGAAGATCGCCAGCTCGGCCAGGGGACCGCTCAGGATCCCACAGATCGCGTCTTTCCCATCCGATCCGTCATCAGTGTTGGGGAGCCTGGGCCGATGGGGAGAAAGTCGAGCGAGCAGGAACCGCGACGGAAGATGTCGCTTTCAGAGCCAGGACACACGCCAATCCCTCCGACCCCAGGTTTCAGCAATGGGAAACAACTGGAGCTACATTCGGAGCGTACTCCATTTGCACGGGGCCGGTCTGCAGTTGCGGCTTCGCTGCCTGTGACTCCGGCAGCCGCTCCGTGGTCGCCGCCCGCTCCCACTGCGCGAGAGCGTCGACAACAGACTGTGTCAGGGTCGCTCTCCAGCATTCAAGCGGACGCAGAAAGATACGGCAATCCCATGCCGCTCTCTCTGGCCGATTCATCCGACGAGGAGCAGGCCGTAACCGAAACACCGAGTCGCGCCGAGGAAACCCTATCAGAACGCAAATCCTCCATCGCCCCGTCGATTCCCGACTCACTCTACACAACTCGCTTCACGCATGTCATGACGGACGAGGGACACGCCGTCATCACGGGGCGGGACGGGAAGCTGCAGCGGTGCGAGGATGAGCCCATTCATACCCCCGGCGCGGTCCAAGGGTTTGGCATGCTTCTGACCCTGCGTGAAGACGCCGAGGGCCGGTTGCAAGTACGGCACGTCAGTGAAAACTCACAAAAAATCATTGGGTACCGACCCCAGGAGCTGTTCGCACTCGGCGATTTTCTGGATATCCTCAGCGACGAGCAGGCCGATAATCTGCTGGACCATGTCGACTTCATTAGAGACGAGGATGCAGATCCAGCAACCAACGGTCCCGAGGTCTTCAGTCTGTCTCTCCGCCCGCCAAATCATGACAAGTCTGTCAAGCTGTGGTGTGCCATTCACACTAACCCGGCACATCCCAATCTCATCGTGTGCGAATTTGAGTTGGACAATGACCTTCAAAATCCATTACGCCCTGTCGATGAAGACACGCTTAATCTGCCAGAGGATACACTGCAGTCGAACCCGACCTTGGAAGAGCTCACCGAGTCCACCGAGATTCTGAGCAAACCGTTGCGGGTGTTGAGGAGCGCGCGAAAGCGTAGGGGAGAGGCCGGTGCCATGCAGGTGTTCGACATTATGAGCCAAGTACAGGAACAGCTCGCCAACGCGCCAAACCTAGAGATCTTTCTGAAAATTCTGGTGGGCATCGTCAAAGAGTTGACAGGTTTTCATCGCGTCATGATTTACCAGTTCGATTCCATGTTTAACGGCAAGGTGGTCACGGAGCTTGTCGACCCAGCACTCACCAGGGATCTGTACAAGGGACTGCATTTTCCTGCCTCTGACATTCCGAAACAGGCGCGTGAACTGTACAAGCTCAACAAAGTTCGCCTTCTCTATGATCGAGACCTCGAAACGGCCAGAATTGTGTGCCGGTCAACAGAGGACCTCGAAGTGCCCCTGGACATGACCCATTCCTATCTCCGGGCCATGTCACCAATTCATCTCAAATACCTCGCCAACATGGCTGTTCGCTCCTCCATGTCGATATCGATTAATGCCTTTGGCGACCTGTGGGGGCTGATTGCCTGCCACTCGTATGGCCCCAAGGGCATGCGAGTCTCGTTTCCCATCAGGAAGATGTGCCGGCTGGTCGGTGACACAGTTTCGCGCAACATTGAACGCCTCTCCTACGCATCGCGTCTGCAAGCTCGCAAACTGATCAATACGGTGCCCACCGAACACAACCCGTCGGGCTACATCATTGCCTCCTCCGACGACTTGCTCAAGCTCTTCGATGCCGATTTTGGAATGCTTTCTATTCGAGAAGAGACCAAGATTCTAGGAAAGGTTGAGCATTCTCAGGAGGCCCTGGCAATGCTCGAGTATCTCCGGCTTCGGAAATTCACCTCCGTCCTCACCACGCAAGACGTCAAGGTTGACTTTCCCGATTTGCATTACCCACCCGGGTTTCAGGTCATCGCTGGCCTGCTATACGTCCCCTTGAGTGTCGGCGGCAATGATTTCATCGTTTTCTTCCGGAAGGGCCAGGTCAAGGAAGTCAAGTGGGCGGGAAATCCGTACGAGAAAACCTTTAAAGAAGGGACAGAGGCCTACCTCCAGCCGCGGACGAGTTTCAAGGTGTGGAACGAGACCGTGGTGGGCAAGAGCCGAGACTGGTCTGAGGAACAGGTCGAGACGGCCGCAGTGCTGTGCTTGGTCTACGGCAAGTTCATCGAGGTCTGGCGGCagaaggaggcggcgctGCAGAGCAGCCGGCTCACAAGACTCTTGCTGGCAAACTCGGCCCACGAAGTGCGCACGCCGCTCAACGCCATCATTAACTACCTCGAGATCGCGCTGGAAGGCTCCCTGGATCAGGAAACCAGAGACAATCTGTCACGTTCCCACTCGGCGTCAAAGTCGTTGATTTATGTCATCAATGACCTGCTGGATCTCACCAAAACCGAGGAGGGCCAGGAGCTCGTCAAGGACGAGATTTTTGACCTGCCAGCCTGCGTCCGGGAAGGGACGGAGCCCTTCAAAAACGACGCCAGGCGGAAGGGCATCGAATACGAGTTCATCGAGCATCCTGGGCTTCCAAAGTTCGTGTATGGGGACCAACGTCGCGTCCGACAGGCAGTTGCCAACGTGACAGCGAATGCCGTGCAGCACACATCGGCCGGTCATGTCAGGGTCGAGCTGTACCTGGCCGAACTCCTTGAGCGTCGAGTTCGGGTCGAGATCGTGGTGCAGGACACGGGCTCGGGTATGAGCAATACCCAGCTCGATGCCTTGTTTAGAGATCTCGAACAAGTCTCTACGGATGAGGGTGACGATATGTTCAGTCCGCTCGAGGGCGCCCGCGACAAGGAAAAGCCGGAAAAGGACAGAACTCTTGGGTTGGGGCTGGCAGTAGTGGCGCGTATCTTGCGAAACATGGACGGCCAACTTCGGCTCAAATCTGAGCCGGGCAAAGGATCTCGCTTTGTTATGCAGTTGCCGTTTGAGCTTCCCGAGGATGCCGCCTCGGCAGACGGGACAGCGACAGCCTCGGGTGCCCTGTCAGAGACTTCCAGAACTGGATCCGTCGCGGCAGCGTCGACACCTCGACCCACCGACGGAGaggtcatcgtcgtcaacaGGGGAAGCGGCGGATCCATCCATACCAACCAGTCGATATCAGCAAAGAAAAGCTTTGATGACTCCAAAAGCACGCACAGCCACCGTAGCATAGCCAGCAAGAGCAGTGCCAAGAGTGGGATGAGCGACGCCGAACGGTTAATCGATGCTATCCAAACACCCATCACCTGGGGCGAGTTGGACCCTGAATTAGCCAAACGACGACGGAGCTCCCGAGGCGCATATTACAATCCACCAGCACCAGGTACCAAAGACGGCCATGCAACACGCTCTCTGAGCCCTACAAGGCGGGTCAGGCCATCTGAACCTACTCGGTCAGGCtcttctcccaccaacatcaaacagCAGTCACAACCTCTCACCGAACCCCCTGCCTCTCACGAAAGCCCACCGGGAGTGCGGTTCATCAACGACTCCAGGACCCCGCTGAAACCTGTACGCATACCAGACGAGTACCACGACAAGCCATCGCTGCCTCAGCAGAGCGAGACGTCGGGTATCCTCTTTGAAATACCGCCCACCCCTGACGTTCGAGAGAACACTCGGGAGGTTGCCGCCTCGACGAGTGCgggcgaggttgttgccACGCCAGGCTTGGAAGTCCTCGTTGCCGAGGACGATCCGATCAACCTCAAGGTTTTGAGGAAGCGGTTGGAAAAGGCTGGGCACAAGGTTTCCCATGCGCTGAACGGCGAAGATTGCGCGACAATGTATGGGGAGAAACCTAGGGGCTATGATGTGGTGCTCATGGATATGCAG ATGCCCATCGTGGACGGCCTTACTAGCACCAAGATGATCAGGACATTCGAGACATCGAGCAGCCGACCCCAGCCCCCCGAACTGTCCGCCATTGCACAGAACCATGGGAGAATACCAATCATTGCGGTCTCGGCGAgcttggtggagagggaaaaggacaCGTATGTTGATGCGGGATTTGACGGGTGGATTCTGAAGCCCATCGACTtcaagaggttggaggagctgttgaaGGGGAttgtggatgatggggtgagggagagggcgttgTATGTGCCGGGAgagtgggaaagggggggctGGTTTGCTGCGAGGAGTGGGCAGCAGGAGGCGATGGTGAATTAG